A single region of the Vicia villosa cultivar HV-30 ecotype Madison, WI linkage group LG4, Vvil1.0, whole genome shotgun sequence genome encodes:
- the LOC131600431 gene encoding elicitor-responsive protein 3-like isoform X2: MPRGTLEVILIGAKGLHDTDFFTEKMDPYVILTYKAQEHISSVAKNAGSNPRWNESFLFTVADNVAELNLRLMDKDKFTRDDFLGETIINLGPVLEEYSVPETSYNVVKNQNYRGEVRLALTFHPEGGFY; this comes from the exons ATGCCTCGTGGAACTCTAGAAGTGATTCTCATTGGAGCAAAAGGCCTTCATGACACTGATTTTTTCA cAGAGAAAATGGATCCCTATGTGATTCTGACTTATAAAGCTCAGGAGCACATAAGCAGTGTAGCCAAAA atGCAGGATCTAATCCTCGTTGGAATGAAAGCTTTCTTTTCACTGTTGCTGACAATGTTGCTGAACTTAATTTGAGGCTTATGGATAAAGATAAATTTACCAGAGATGATTTTCTTGGTGAAACAAT AATTAATTTGGGACCAGTTCTTGAGGAATATAGTGTGCCAGAAACTTCTTATAATGTTGTGAAAAATCAGAATTACCGTGGAGAAGTTCGTTTGGCTCTCACTTTTCATCCAGag GGTGGGTTTTACTGA
- the LOC131598413 gene encoding uncharacterized protein LOC131598413: MLESEKLEWLRKNQPKLRVTKYNSLEKEGDQSQLPGVSIGKRVVLPSSFVGGRRFMDQLYYDGMAICSKVGFPDLFITFTCNPNWPEIQRVLGPLHLKPQDRPDVISRIFKIKFDQLLSDLTKKGVLGKVLAYMYTIEFQKRGLPHAHILIFLHPSNKYPGPEDIDKIISAEVPDPETHPRLYNLVKAHMVHGPCGLKFQSTIIVDQEGYPVYRRRNNGHTIEKHGIIFHSGHVVPHNPSLLLKYQAHINMEWCNQSTSIKYLFKYINKGSDRISAIIQACWRIFSYSIHGRKPAVERLFFHMEGENSVYYKDYEQVGDVLLKPSVTESMFTAWFEANKTYEEARSLTYGDFVSKFVYHKRSRSWKPRKRGYTIGRLIWVPQSTGELFYLRMMLTVKKGPLCYQDIKKVDGKQLKNFRDACFAMGFLQDDREFIEAIKEAHLWGSGPFLRKLFVMMLLSSSMNRPEHVWRKTWMYLSDGILYECRLLARDPGLTMSDAELKDRTLMEIETLLQNNNRSLKDFKTMPYPKDYVISFTGNRLLYDECQYDVVAQQQIYENLYSSLTDEQRSIFEEIMNAVEKQQGGVFFLYGYGGTGGRTAHSRFKIPVPTLETSICNIEKKDHFAELLKMTDLIIWDEAPMANKFCFESLDKSLKDIMSGPTKPSEKVFGGKVVVFGGDFRQILPVIPRGTRYDIIHATINASYIWDHCRVLRLTKNMRLQTGPPDSTADDIRSFSEWILNIGDGTMCEPNDGYADICIPDEFLISNFSDPIKAIVEDTYPDLIHNYLDSNYLQSRAILTSTIEVVDDINQYITNLLPGEEKEYFSSDSIDKSDATTFDAYEHVTPEFLNALKTSGLPNHSIKLKVGATIMLMRNLDQSEGLCNGTRLTVTRLVAHVIEAKIISGKNIGNLFYIPRMSLSPSQSPWPFKLVRRQFPIIVSFAMTINKSQGQSLDHVGLYLPKEVFSHGQLYVAISRVKSKKGLRILIHDKDKVPMISTTNVVFKEVFHNI, encoded by the exons ATGTTGGAGTCCGAGAAACTAGAATGGCTACGCAAAAACCAACCTAAGCTTCGGGTTACCAAGTACAACTCTTTAGAGAAAGAGGGCGATCAGAGTCAACTTCCAGGTGTAAGCATAGGTAAGCGAGTTGTTTTGCCTTCGTCCTTTGTCGGTGGTCGTAGGTTTATGGATCAATTATACTATGATGGGATGGCTATATGCAGTAAAGTTGGGTTTCCTGATTTGTTTATTACTTTTACCTGTAACCCCAATTGGCCTGAGATTCAAAGAGTCCTTGGACCTCTACACCTGAAACCTCAAGATCGACCTGATGTcatttcaagaattttcaaaatcaagtttgaCCAATTGCTTTCGGATCTAACCAAAAAGGGTGTTCTTGGCAAAGTGCTTGCTT ATATGTACACCATTGAGTTCCAAAAGAGAGGATTGCCCCATGCCCATATATTGATCTTTTTGCATCCTTCAAACAAATATCCAGGACCCGAAGACATTGACAAGATCATAAGTGCTGAAGTGCCCGATCCGGAGACACACCCTCGGTTGTACAATTTGGTGAAGGCTCACATGGTTCATGGTCCCTGTGGTTTG AAGTTTCAGTCTACCATTATAGTGGACCAAGAAGGCTATCCGGTTTATAGGAGAAGAAACAACGGACACACAATTGAAAAACACGGCATAATTTTTCATAGTGGTCATGTAGTTCCTCACAATCCAAGTTTGTTGTTGAAATACCAAGCCCACATCAACATGGAATGGTGCAACCAAAGTACTTCtataaaataccttttcaaatatATAAACAAAGGTTCGGATCGAATTTCTGCAATCATACAAG CATGTTGGAGGATCTTCTCTTATTCTATACATGGCAGGAAGCCAGCCGTGGAGAGATTGTTTTTTCATATGGAAGGTGAAAACTCCGTGTACTACAAAGACTACGAGCAGGTTGGTGATGTTTTACTAAAACCAAGTGTAACCGAGTCTATGTTTACAGCATGGTTCGAGGCAAACAAAACTTATGAAGAAGCAAGATCACTAACTTATGGTGACTTCGTTTCTAAATTTGTTTATCATAAAAGAAGTCGGAGTTGGAAACCAAGGAAACGAGGGTATACAATTGGTCGACTCATTTGGGTTCCTCAAAGCACTGGTGAATTGTTTTATTTAAGGATGATGCTCACTGTCAAAAAAGGTCCTTTATGCTATCAAGACATCAAGAAAGTTGATGGTAAACAACTTAAAAATTTTCGTGACGCATGTTTTGCAATGGGATTTCTACAAGATGATCGAGAATTTATCGAGGCAATAAAAGAGGCACATCTATGGGGTTCAGGTCCATTTTTACGCAAGTTATttgtgatgatgttgttgtcatcaTCCATGAATAGACCCGAACATGTCTGGAGGAAGACTTGGATGTATTTATCGGATGGCATTCTTTATGAGTGTCGGTTATTGGCAAGAGATCCAG GTCTTACAATGAGCGATGCCGAGCTAAAAGACCGGACTCTAATGGAAATTGAAACACTCTTGCAAAATAATAATCGAAGCCTGAAAGATTTCAAGACAATGCCATATCCAAAAGATTATGTCATCTCCTTTACAGGAAATAGGCTACTCTATGATGAATGCCAATATGATGTTGTTGCTCAACAACAAATTTATGAAAATTTATACTCTTCTCTTACAG ATGAGCAAAGAAGCATTTTTGAGGAAATCATGAATGCTGTAGAAAAGCAACAGGGCGGggtattttttttatatggatATGGTGGGACTG GTGGAAGAACAGCTCATTCTAGATTTAAGATTCCTGTCCCTACCTTAGAAACTTCTATTTGCAACATTGAAAAAAAGGATCATTTTGCTGAGCTTCTCAAGATGACGGATCTAATCATATGGGATGAGGCTCCTATGGCTAACAAGTTTTGCTTTGAATCTCTGGACAAATCCTTAAAGGATATTATGAGTGGACCCACAAAGCCATCTGAAAAAGTGTTTGGAGGTAAGGTTGTTGTCTTTGGTGGTGACTTCAGACAAATTCTCCCTGTTATACCAAGAGGTACAAGATATGATATTATCCATGCCACTATCAATGCTTCTTATATTTGGGATCATTGTAGAGTATTGAGGCTTACAAAGAACATGCGCTTGCAAACTGGTCCACCTGATTCTACAGCTGATGACATAAGGAGCTTTTCTGAGTGGATTTTAAATATTGGAGATGGGACCATGTGTGAGCCAAATGACGGTTATGCTGatatttgtattcctgatgagttCTTAATTTCTAACTTTTCTGATCCAATTAAGGCAATTGTTGAAGATACATACCCTGATCTCATTCATAACTATCTTGATTCCAATTATCTACAAAGTCGTGCGATATTGACTTCAACAATTGAAGTTGTTGATGATATAAATCAATATATCACAAACCTTCTTCCAG gagaagagaaagaatactTTAGTAGTGATTCTATTGATAAATCTGATGCAACCACCTTTGATGCCTATGAGCATGTGACACCCGAGTTCCTTAATGCTCTTAAGACTTCAGGATTGCCTAACCATTCAATCAAGTTGAAAGTTGGGGCCACTATTATGTTGATGCGCAACCTAGATCAGTCTGAAGGATTGTGCAATGGTACAAGGCTTACTGTAACAAGACTTGTTGCTCATGTCATAGAAGCTAAGATCATCTCTGGAAAAAATATTGGTAACCTCTTTTATATTCCTAGAATGTCTTTGTCCCCGTCACAGTCCCCATGGCCATTTAAATTGGTGAGACGCCAATTTCCAATAATTGTTTCCTTTGCCATGACTATTAACAAGTCTCAAGGTCAATCACTTGACCATGTTGGATTATATTTGCCAAAAGAGGTTTTTAGCCATGGCCAATTATATGTGGCTATTTCAAGAGTCAAATCCAAAAAGGGATTAAGGATTCTTATTCATGACAAAGACAAAGTACCTATGATCTCTACCACCAATGTTGTATTCAAGGAAGTCTTCCATAACATTTGA
- the LOC131600431 gene encoding elicitor-responsive protein 3-like isoform X1: MPRGTLEVILIGAKGLHDTDFFSKYFKKMDPYVILTYKAQEHISSVAKNAGSNPRWNESFLFTVADNVAELNLRLMDKDKFTRDDFLGETIINLGPVLEEYSVPETSYNVVKNQNYRGEVRLALTFHPEGGFY; encoded by the exons ATGCCTCGTGGAACTCTAGAAGTGATTCTCATTGGAGCAAAAGGCCTTCATGACACTGATTTTTTCAGTAAGTATTTCA AGAAAATGGATCCCTATGTGATTCTGACTTATAAAGCTCAGGAGCACATAAGCAGTGTAGCCAAAA atGCAGGATCTAATCCTCGTTGGAATGAAAGCTTTCTTTTCACTGTTGCTGACAATGTTGCTGAACTTAATTTGAGGCTTATGGATAAAGATAAATTTACCAGAGATGATTTTCTTGGTGAAACAAT AATTAATTTGGGACCAGTTCTTGAGGAATATAGTGTGCCAGAAACTTCTTATAATGTTGTGAAAAATCAGAATTACCGTGGAGAAGTTCGTTTGGCTCTCACTTTTCATCCAGag GGTGGGTTTTACTGA
- the LOC131600431 gene encoding elicitor-responsive protein 3-like isoform X3 → MPRGTLEVILIGAKGLHDTDFFKKMDPYVILTYKAQEHISSVAKNAGSNPRWNESFLFTVADNVAELNLRLMDKDKFTRDDFLGETIINLGPVLEEYSVPETSYNVVKNQNYRGEVRLALTFHPEGGFY, encoded by the exons ATGCCTCGTGGAACTCTAGAAGTGATTCTCATTGGAGCAAAAGGCCTTCATGACACTGATTTTTTCA AGAAAATGGATCCCTATGTGATTCTGACTTATAAAGCTCAGGAGCACATAAGCAGTGTAGCCAAAA atGCAGGATCTAATCCTCGTTGGAATGAAAGCTTTCTTTTCACTGTTGCTGACAATGTTGCTGAACTTAATTTGAGGCTTATGGATAAAGATAAATTTACCAGAGATGATTTTCTTGGTGAAACAAT AATTAATTTGGGACCAGTTCTTGAGGAATATAGTGTGCCAGAAACTTCTTATAATGTTGTGAAAAATCAGAATTACCGTGGAGAAGTTCGTTTGGCTCTCACTTTTCATCCAGag GGTGGGTTTTACTGA